One Amphiprion ocellaris isolate individual 3 ecotype Okinawa chromosome 5, ASM2253959v1, whole genome shotgun sequence genomic region harbors:
- the si:ch211-253b8.5 gene encoding dysbindin-A has translation MSSSSANLHSKRLPSETERGQRLPDVDAAQQLKLRERQRFFEEVFQHDVDVYLSSAHLCIRDYKRPPIGSISSMEVNVDLLDQMELIDISDQEGLDVFFSSVGEEGVLPSPLPVQGNNNNNEEAISNGLFRHVLESLDAKSRISSTSSNSSSDSQTTSANGGDTPVVGSDDEETNTSTMKRRVVSPEREEVKTQNPSS, from the exons ATGAGCTCCTCATCTGCCAACCTGCACAGCAAACGCCTGCCCT CGGAGACGGAGCGTGGCCAGAGGCTGCCAGATGTGGACGCAGCGCAACAGCTCAAGCTAAGAGAGAGACAGCGTTTCTTTGAGGAAGTCTTCCAACACGATGTGGACGTCTACCTGTCCTCTGCACACCTTTGCATCAGAGACTACAAGAGAC CTCCTATTGGCAGCATCTCCTCTATGGAGGTGAACGTGGACCTGCTGGACCAGATGGAGCTCATCGACATCTCTGACCAGGAGggtttggatgttttcttcagCTCTGTGGGAGAAGAAGGAGTTCTGCCTTCTCCACTGCCAG TtcaaggaaacaacaacaacaacgaggAAGCCATCAGTAATGGACTCTTTCGACACGTCCTCGAGAGTCTTGATGCCAAGTCCCGCATCTCCTCCACATCTTCAAACTCCTCCTCCGACAGCCAGACCACCAGTGCCAACGGGGGAGACACTCCTGTGGTCGGATCAGACGATGAGGAAACAAACACGAGCACAATGAAGAGGAGAGTCGTGTCcccagagagagaggaggtgaagaCTCAGAATCCATCGTCATAG
- the cdh27 gene encoding cadherin-like protein 26 isoform X2 produces MYPTDIMFCFFLLCYYLSSAAFSEPLSRHRRTWIIDSFDIEEGNPGPFPYVLGTVHIDRSYRTFFELFGEGVDEEPMGILSIDKDTGELSVHKAVDYEEKTLLKLRFQAKKMDSSIDTKLGIEIYIRDINDNPPLFQMNLYEITVGEESTQGSNLMTVFAHDRDQRGSPNSTFHYEIKSVSPKVPDTEFIVDKLGGISFKGCLDHEVAEMFTVLVEAKDHGEVISLSSSTTVVIHVQDGNNHLPVISGQTGTSKVTEHETGSSPLRLHVRDKDTLNSPAWRAKYTIHGEEGEHFRVETDPDTNDGILTVVKPLDFEAGAQRQLSISVENEAPYFSCTVKDKTSSGLWNVETTKGYNGAIQPHSVKVIIKVEDANDPPVFSVTVKEAMLEENTAVGTWVEKVTAVDPDTSHASAFVYKVGHDPAGWVTVDPHTGDITTVKTPDRESPHVVNGLYTILLHAVDEGEPPQTGTATLQIHVTDQNDNVPQPTVDYVDVCMSDGPTTTNITAFDPDGNPFGGPFTFELLGNVNRKWKLNPAYGFTAGLVKESDVYAGPHTVDLKISDMQGQFGVYNLSVTVCDCTVIPNCQSRRDTAMKAASGALGVVFASLFLLIFMLLMAIFISCKREFKTLPAEDSSNDTLLASNTERPGTDCKVPDSVLTVSPDKKHHRTTMRQSQHDGMQNTQFSAKNHAEQSFSYKHFENYRREDLSYLFSENQNQCQMTWNALIANGHNRSHQFEDMNTINYLHKRSHSCTTDMAILNLLHWRLSALQETEKDLLDYEPHLYAEEGESDSVSDLEKIYIADDDSFQKALKDLGPRFNQLASICKPPQTQI; encoded by the exons ATGTACCCAACAGACATCATGTTCTGCTTCTTCCTCCTG TGCTATTATCTGTCAAGTGCAGCGTTCTCAGAGCCGCTGAGTCGTCACAGAAGAACTTGGATCATCGACTCCTTTGACATTGAAGAGGGGAACCCAGGGCCTTTTCCTTATGTGCTGGGAACG GTCCATATTGATCGGAGCTATCGGACTTTCTTTGAGCTATTTGGAGAAGGAGTAGACGAGGAGCCGATGGGGATCCTCTCCATTGATAAAGATACTGGTGAACTGTCGGTCCACAAGGCTGTGGATTATGAGGAGAAGACACTGCTCAAG CTGAGATTTCAGGCCAAAAAGATGGATTCATCAATTGACACAAAATTAGGAATTGAGATTTACATACGGGACATCAACGACAACCCACCACTGTTTCAAATGAATCTGTATGAAATCACTGTTGGGGAGGAAAGTACACAAG GCTCCAATCTCATGACTGTGTTCGCTCATGACAGAGACCAGAGAGGGTCACCAAACTCAACCTTCCACTATGAAATCAAATCTGTGTCTCCAAAAGTTCCAGACACTGAATTCATCGTTGATAAGTTGGGAGGAATCTCCTTTAAAGGATGTTTGGATCATGAg GTGGCTGAGATGTTCACAGTGCTGGTGGAGGCCAAAGACCACGGTGAAGTCATCAGCTTGTCCAGTTCAACCACTGTAGTCATTCATGTCCAGGACGGCAACAACCACCTTCCCGTCATCAGCGGTCAAACA GGCACCAGCAAAGTGACAGAGCATGAGACTGGATCCTCTCCTCTGCGGCTGCATGTGAGGGACAAAGACACCCTGAACAGTCCGGCCTGGAGGGCCAAATACACCATACATGGAGAAGAAGGAGAGCACTTCAGAGTGGAGACTGATCCAGACACGAATGATGGAATCCTGACTGTTGTGAAA CCTTTAGACTTTGAGGCAGGTGCACAGAGACAGCTGTCGATCTCGGTGGAGAACGAGGCGCCATATTTCTCCTGTACAGTGAAGGACAAGACGTCCTCTGGCCTCTGGAATGTTGAAACTACTAAAGGCTATAATGGTGCAATTCAGCCTCATTCTGTAAAAGTCATCATCAAAGTGGAAGATGCCAACGACCCCCCAGTGTTCAGTGTGACTGTCAAAGAGGCCATGCTGGAGGAGAACACAGCTGTTGGAACTTGGGTAGAGAAAGTGACCGCTGTGGATCCAGACACCAGTCATGCAAGTGCTTTTGT TTACAAGGTGGGACATGATCCTGCCGGTTGGGTGACAGTGGATCCTCACACAGGTGACATCACTACAGTGAAGACACCCGACAGAGAATCTCCTCATGTTGTTAACGGCCTCTACACCATCTTACTGCACGCTGTTGATGAGG GTGAGCCACCTCAGACAGGCACAGCTACGCTACAGATCCACGTGACCGACCAGAATGACAACGTGCCACAGCCAACAGTGGACTATGTGGACGTCTGTATGTCTGATGGCCCCACGACAACCAACATCACAGCCTTCGACCCGGATGGAAATCCCTTTGGAGGGCCTTTCACGTTTGAACTGTTGGGGAATGtcaacagaaaatggaaattgaATCCTGCATATG GTTTCACAGCCGGCCTGGTGAAGGAGTCCGATGTGTACGCTGGTCCACACACAGTAGATCTGAAGATCTCTGACATGCAGGGACAGTTTGGTGTTTACAACCTCAGTGTGACTGTCTGCGACTGTACTGTGATACCAAACTGCCAAAGCCGCCGAGACACTGCAATGAAAGCTGCCTCCGGAGCTTTAGGCGTAGTGTTCGCCTCACTCTTTTTACTTATAT TTATGCTGCTGATGGCGATCTTCATCTCCTGCAAAAGAGAGTTCAAAACTTTGCCGGCCGAGGATTCCTCCAATGATACTCTCCTCGCTTCAAACACTGAGAGACCAGGAACTGACTGCAAG GTGCCAGACAGTGTCCTCACAGTGTCTCCTGATAAGAAACATCACAGAACAACTATGCGGCAAAGTCAACATGATGGgatgcaaaacacacaattttCAGCAAAG AATCATGCGGAACAAAGCTTCAGCTACAAACACTTTGAGAATTACAGGAGGGAAGATCTTTCCTACCTATTCAGTGAAAATCAGAACCAG TGTCAGATGACCTGGAATGCTTTAATTGCCAATGGCCACAACCGCTCCCACCAG TTTGAAGACATGAACACAATAAACTACCTCCATAAAAGGAGCCATAGCTGTACAACGGACATGGCAATCCTCAACCTGCTCCACTGG AGGCTCTCTGCTCTCCAGGAGACAGAAAAGGATTTGTTGGACTATGAGCCTCACCTCTATGCAGAAGAGGGAGAGTCTGACAGCGTCTCAGATCTAGAGAAGATTTACATCGCTGACGATGATTCATTTCAGAAAGCGCTGAAAGATCTGGGCCCAAGGTTCAACCAACTGGCTTCCATTTGCAAGCCACCACAAACACAGATCTGA
- the cdh27 gene encoding cadherin-like protein 26 isoform X1, producing MYPTDIMFCFFLLCYYLSSAAFSEPLSRHRRTWIIDSFDIEEGNPGPFPYVLGTVHIDRSYRTFFELFGEGVDEEPMGILSIDKDTGELSVHKAVDYEEKTLLKLRFQAKKMDSSIDTKLGIEIYIRDINDNPPLFQMNLYEITVGEESTQGSNLMTVFAHDRDQRGSPNSTFHYEIKSVSPKVPDTEFIVDKLGGISFKGCLDHEVAEMFTVLVEAKDHGEVISLSSSTTVVIHVQDGNNHLPVISGQTGTSKVTEHETGSSPLRLHVRDKDTLNSPAWRAKYTIHGEEGEHFRVETDPDTNDGILTVVKPLDFEAGAQRQLSISVENEAPYFSCTVKDKTSSGLWNVETTKGYNGAIQPHSVKVIIKVEDANDPPVFSVTVKEAMLEENTAVGTWVEKVTAVDPDTSHASAFVYKVGHDPAGWVTVDPHTGDITTVKTPDRESPHVVNGLYTILLHAVDEGEPPQTGTATLQIHVTDQNDNVPQPTVDYVDVCMSDGPTTTNITAFDPDGNPFGGPFTFELLGNVNRKWKLNPAYGFTAGLVKESDVYAGPHTVDLKISDMQGQFGVYNLSVTVCDCTVIPNCQSRRDTAMKAASGALGVVFASLFLLIFMLLMAIFISCKREFKTLPAEDSSNDTLLASNTERPGTDCKVPDSVLTVSPDKKHHRTTMRQSQHDGMQNTQFSAKQNHAEQSFSYKHFENYRREDLSYLFSENQNQCQMTWNALIANGHNRSHQFEDMNTINYLHKRSHSCTTDMAILNLLHWRLSALQETEKDLLDYEPHLYAEEGESDSVSDLEKIYIADDDSFQKALKDLGPRFNQLASICKPPQTQI from the exons ATGTACCCAACAGACATCATGTTCTGCTTCTTCCTCCTG TGCTATTATCTGTCAAGTGCAGCGTTCTCAGAGCCGCTGAGTCGTCACAGAAGAACTTGGATCATCGACTCCTTTGACATTGAAGAGGGGAACCCAGGGCCTTTTCCTTATGTGCTGGGAACG GTCCATATTGATCGGAGCTATCGGACTTTCTTTGAGCTATTTGGAGAAGGAGTAGACGAGGAGCCGATGGGGATCCTCTCCATTGATAAAGATACTGGTGAACTGTCGGTCCACAAGGCTGTGGATTATGAGGAGAAGACACTGCTCAAG CTGAGATTTCAGGCCAAAAAGATGGATTCATCAATTGACACAAAATTAGGAATTGAGATTTACATACGGGACATCAACGACAACCCACCACTGTTTCAAATGAATCTGTATGAAATCACTGTTGGGGAGGAAAGTACACAAG GCTCCAATCTCATGACTGTGTTCGCTCATGACAGAGACCAGAGAGGGTCACCAAACTCAACCTTCCACTATGAAATCAAATCTGTGTCTCCAAAAGTTCCAGACACTGAATTCATCGTTGATAAGTTGGGAGGAATCTCCTTTAAAGGATGTTTGGATCATGAg GTGGCTGAGATGTTCACAGTGCTGGTGGAGGCCAAAGACCACGGTGAAGTCATCAGCTTGTCCAGTTCAACCACTGTAGTCATTCATGTCCAGGACGGCAACAACCACCTTCCCGTCATCAGCGGTCAAACA GGCACCAGCAAAGTGACAGAGCATGAGACTGGATCCTCTCCTCTGCGGCTGCATGTGAGGGACAAAGACACCCTGAACAGTCCGGCCTGGAGGGCCAAATACACCATACATGGAGAAGAAGGAGAGCACTTCAGAGTGGAGACTGATCCAGACACGAATGATGGAATCCTGACTGTTGTGAAA CCTTTAGACTTTGAGGCAGGTGCACAGAGACAGCTGTCGATCTCGGTGGAGAACGAGGCGCCATATTTCTCCTGTACAGTGAAGGACAAGACGTCCTCTGGCCTCTGGAATGTTGAAACTACTAAAGGCTATAATGGTGCAATTCAGCCTCATTCTGTAAAAGTCATCATCAAAGTGGAAGATGCCAACGACCCCCCAGTGTTCAGTGTGACTGTCAAAGAGGCCATGCTGGAGGAGAACACAGCTGTTGGAACTTGGGTAGAGAAAGTGACCGCTGTGGATCCAGACACCAGTCATGCAAGTGCTTTTGT TTACAAGGTGGGACATGATCCTGCCGGTTGGGTGACAGTGGATCCTCACACAGGTGACATCACTACAGTGAAGACACCCGACAGAGAATCTCCTCATGTTGTTAACGGCCTCTACACCATCTTACTGCACGCTGTTGATGAGG GTGAGCCACCTCAGACAGGCACAGCTACGCTACAGATCCACGTGACCGACCAGAATGACAACGTGCCACAGCCAACAGTGGACTATGTGGACGTCTGTATGTCTGATGGCCCCACGACAACCAACATCACAGCCTTCGACCCGGATGGAAATCCCTTTGGAGGGCCTTTCACGTTTGAACTGTTGGGGAATGtcaacagaaaatggaaattgaATCCTGCATATG GTTTCACAGCCGGCCTGGTGAAGGAGTCCGATGTGTACGCTGGTCCACACACAGTAGATCTGAAGATCTCTGACATGCAGGGACAGTTTGGTGTTTACAACCTCAGTGTGACTGTCTGCGACTGTACTGTGATACCAAACTGCCAAAGCCGCCGAGACACTGCAATGAAAGCTGCCTCCGGAGCTTTAGGCGTAGTGTTCGCCTCACTCTTTTTACTTATAT TTATGCTGCTGATGGCGATCTTCATCTCCTGCAAAAGAGAGTTCAAAACTTTGCCGGCCGAGGATTCCTCCAATGATACTCTCCTCGCTTCAAACACTGAGAGACCAGGAACTGACTGCAAG GTGCCAGACAGTGTCCTCACAGTGTCTCCTGATAAGAAACATCACAGAACAACTATGCGGCAAAGTCAACATGATGGgatgcaaaacacacaattttCAGCAAAG CAGAATCATGCGGAACAAAGCTTCAGCTACAAACACTTTGAGAATTACAGGAGGGAAGATCTTTCCTACCTATTCAGTGAAAATCAGAACCAG TGTCAGATGACCTGGAATGCTTTAATTGCCAATGGCCACAACCGCTCCCACCAG TTTGAAGACATGAACACAATAAACTACCTCCATAAAAGGAGCCATAGCTGTACAACGGACATGGCAATCCTCAACCTGCTCCACTGG AGGCTCTCTGCTCTCCAGGAGACAGAAAAGGATTTGTTGGACTATGAGCCTCACCTCTATGCAGAAGAGGGAGAGTCTGACAGCGTCTCAGATCTAGAGAAGATTTACATCGCTGACGATGATTCATTTCAGAAAGCGCTGAAAGATCTGGGCCCAAGGTTCAACCAACTGGCTTCCATTTGCAAGCCACCACAAACACAGATCTGA